A window from Phaeocystidibacter marisrubri encodes these proteins:
- a CDS encoding TlpA family protein disulfide reductase, whose product MKFYALFLLSISSVFALAQPDTVYHEIPVTFHKSKAPFSDGMGVALPQRQDTDFRYERAFKALPKGWTKEETFFAHQILDFNQHVYQKHVLGEFNDSLFEFMKQRHESLRFDDVVDKDVASMMYIAYRLDGSCIEFALDANANLDFSDDEIHKGCAPNRHLNPEAEREYVELDYRYEYVQEGQVYEDSLTVVLTVDSARIGPNTSLLGLLNATYGYGEFKFEDDTVYVRSNIAGNSLVSYASLFVAPNLGYQENAYVGDFVRVGGRILQFSKVLNHPARIQLRELVEGEKPVSAKVGFYLPSFGGVNVLTGDSVYTEDYKGKYLYIDIWGSWCAGCVIDLPNLVMSYAAMDKSTVDMIGVAYDVPQNLQNAIEKYGITWPNILNSDENNITELLNVNGYPTTILVNPEGVVIATGLRGENLNELIREAIEKDRAE is encoded by the coding sequence ATGAAGTTCTACGCTCTCTTCTTGTTGAGTATTAGCTCAGTTTTTGCCCTGGCCCAACCGGATACGGTTTATCACGAAATTCCTGTCACTTTCCATAAGTCGAAGGCTCCTTTTTCGGATGGAATGGGCGTGGCACTTCCGCAACGACAGGATACGGATTTCCGCTATGAACGTGCGTTTAAGGCGCTTCCTAAAGGCTGGACAAAAGAAGAGACTTTCTTTGCACATCAGATTTTAGACTTCAATCAGCATGTGTATCAAAAACACGTGTTGGGCGAGTTCAACGACTCCCTTTTCGAGTTTATGAAGCAGCGTCATGAGAGCCTCCGCTTTGATGATGTAGTGGATAAAGATGTGGCGAGCATGATGTACATCGCCTATCGCCTAGATGGCAGTTGTATTGAGTTTGCTCTGGATGCCAATGCGAATTTGGATTTTTCGGATGATGAGATACACAAAGGATGTGCTCCTAATCGACATTTGAATCCAGAAGCAGAAAGGGAATATGTGGAGTTGGATTACCGCTATGAGTACGTGCAAGAGGGGCAGGTTTATGAAGACTCATTGACCGTTGTGCTCACCGTAGACTCGGCCAGAATCGGGCCTAATACATCTTTACTCGGACTACTCAATGCCACTTATGGCTACGGTGAATTCAAGTTTGAGGATGACACCGTTTACGTTCGGTCTAATATTGCTGGAAATTCCCTCGTATCCTATGCGAGCTTGTTTGTAGCACCAAATCTAGGCTATCAGGAGAACGCTTACGTTGGTGATTTTGTCCGAGTAGGAGGACGTATTCTTCAGTTTTCGAAGGTGCTCAACCATCCTGCTCGCATTCAATTGCGAGAGTTGGTGGAAGGGGAAAAGCCCGTGTCGGCCAAGGTTGGATTTTACCTGCCGTCTTTTGGCGGGGTCAATGTATTGACGGGCGATTCCGTTTACACCGAAGATTACAAAGGGAAATACCTCTACATCGACATTTGGGGCAGCTGGTGTGCCGGTTGCGTGATTGACCTGCCTAATTTGGTCATGTCGTATGCTGCGATGGATAAGTCGACCGTAGATATGATCGGTGTAGCCTACGACGTGCCTCAAAACCTGCAAAATGCCATTGAGAAATACGGCATTACTTGGCCGAACATCTTGAATTCAGATGAGAATAACATCACTGAATTGCTCAATGTGAACGGCTATCCAACCACGATATTGGTCAATCCAGAAGGTGTCGTAATTGCCACAGGGCTACGAGGTGAAAACCTGAACGAACTCATTCGTGAAGCCATCGAAAAAGACCGGGCAGAGTAG
- the der gene encoding ribosome biogenesis GTPase Der, whose translation MSNIVAIVGRPNVGKSTLFNRLVQRRDAITDSVAGVTRDRHYGRVDWVGREFSIIDTGGYVDGSDDIFEGEIRRQVRLAIDEANLILFVVDVETGMTDFDKEIADILRRYKKPMILVANKVDNPQRFAEAADFYRLGMGEPYGISSINGSGTGELLDKVVELLPPDQDLGEEEELPKLAIVGRPNVGKSSLVNAMFEEDRNIVTEISGTTRDTVNTRFTKFGMDFLLLDTAGVRKKTKVHEDLEFYSVMRSVRTIENADVCMLVLDATLGIESQDLAIFNLIQKNRKGVVILVNKWDLINKDTNTMRDFEALVRKRCAPFVDIPIFFTSALTRQRVLKAVEEAMEVYKRRITKISTSKLNDTIVPILKDNPPPMTKGKEIKIKFATMLPTHAPTFAFYANLPQYIKEPYKRFVENQMRKLYDLSGVPIQIFFRKK comes from the coding sequence ATGTCCAATATCGTAGCCATTGTTGGCCGACCTAATGTCGGTAAGTCTACATTATTCAACCGTTTGGTTCAACGCAGAGATGCGATTACCGATAGTGTAGCCGGTGTAACTCGTGATCGTCACTACGGTCGCGTTGATTGGGTGGGACGTGAGTTTTCCATCATTGACACCGGTGGTTATGTAGATGGTTCAGATGACATCTTTGAAGGCGAAATTCGTCGCCAAGTGCGTTTGGCCATTGATGAGGCGAATTTGATTCTCTTTGTTGTTGACGTTGAAACGGGAATGACGGATTTCGATAAAGAAATTGCGGACATCCTTCGTCGATATAAAAAACCCATGATTTTGGTGGCAAACAAAGTGGACAATCCACAGCGTTTTGCCGAGGCAGCCGACTTCTACCGATTGGGTATGGGAGAGCCTTATGGAATTAGTTCTATCAACGGTTCTGGTACCGGTGAACTTCTCGATAAAGTCGTGGAGCTACTTCCTCCAGATCAAGATTTGGGTGAGGAAGAAGAACTTCCAAAATTGGCCATTGTTGGTCGACCAAATGTTGGGAAATCTTCTCTTGTAAACGCCATGTTTGAAGAAGATCGCAACATTGTTACAGAGATTTCTGGAACCACTCGCGATACGGTGAACACGCGTTTCACCAAATTCGGAATGGACTTCCTTTTGCTCGATACAGCAGGGGTTCGAAAGAAAACCAAGGTACATGAAGATCTAGAGTTCTACTCAGTAATGCGTTCGGTAAGAACCATTGAAAATGCCGATGTATGTATGCTCGTTCTCGATGCAACATTGGGAATTGAGAGTCAGGATTTGGCCATCTTCAACCTCATTCAAAAGAACAGAAAGGGTGTGGTGATTCTCGTGAACAAGTGGGACTTGATCAATAAGGACACCAATACCATGCGTGATTTTGAGGCATTGGTTCGCAAGCGTTGTGCTCCATTCGTGGATATTCCTATCTTCTTTACATCTGCGCTTACACGTCAGCGTGTACTCAAGGCTGTTGAAGAGGCAATGGAAGTTTATAAGCGCAGAATCACCAAGATTTCTACAAGCAAGTTGAATGATACCATTGTTCCCATTTTGAAGGACAATCCTCCTCCAATGACCAAGGGCAAGGAGATCAAGATCAAGTTTGCTACCATGCTTCCAACCCACGCGCCAACGTTTGCATTTTATGCGAACTTGCCGCAGTACATCAAGGAGCCTTACAAGCGCTTTGTGGAGAATCAAATGCGCAAATTGTACGACTTGAGCGGGGTGCCTATTCAGATCTTCTTCCGAAAGAAGTAA